The sequence below is a genomic window from Bradyrhizobium septentrionale.
GAACCGTACCGACGCGTCAACCGCTCAACTCGAGAGCTCAGCCGGCAACCTGATATTGCCGCACCGGATGGCGGACCATCGCATCGATATCGATGCCGTCAAGGATCCAGTGCAATTGCTCCGTCGTCAGCGTGACGATCGCCTCCTGGCGGCGCGGCCATCGGAACCTGTCTTCGGTCAGCCGCTTCAGGACCAGTACAAAGCCGGACCGATCGAAGAACAGAAGCTTCATCCGGTCGCAACGGCGATTGCAGAACGCAAAAACCGCCGGAGTGAATGGATCGAGCGCCATCGTCTCCTGGACCAGGACCGCAAGGCTGTTGATGCCAGCCCGGAAGTCGATCGGCTCACGGTGCAGATAGACCTGCAGGTCATCGCCCAGTCTAAACATCGCCCAGCGCTCCGATGATCGCCGTCAATGCATCCACATCGCCGCATTCCAGCGCGAGCTTCACGCCATTCGGCAGCGACACGCTCACTTTGGCCGGAGAACAAAAAGCTGGAGTCCCTTTGGGTTCCGAACCACGCACTTCATCGTAAGCCGGCAAATCAACCGTCGCCACGCTGTCTTTTCGCGACAGGTCCCGCTCGGACTTCCCCTCAAGCTGAACCGGGATGAACGCCGGGCGTGAGGACGGCGGCAGCGACCTGGTCGCGCTGTGCTTCTTGATCCACTTCCGAAGGAGGTTCGCGTTGACCCCATGTTCGAGTGCAAGCCTCGATACCGAAACCCCAGGCTCAAGGCAGGCCGCGACAAGACGCTCTTTCGATGCCGCCTCGTAGCGCCGGCGACCGTTCCGGCCGACAAGCCTGACCCGCAGTTTCTGATCATCGTCGCTCATCACAAGGTGTCCACCTATTTTGGTGGACACCTCATGCATCAGGACTCTCAAAAGCAAAAGGTGCGGAGAAATTCGCGCTTACCACCAACCCACCTATCGAGGCTCCGCTATGGAGCCTCTCTTTATTCCAGAGGAGAGCGTTCATGTCGACGACACCCACAAAGCCCAAAGCGAAAACCCCTGTCGCCAAAACCGTCATTCTGTTCGGACTGGATAAGGACCGTAAGCCGCGTGCGGCGCGGTTCACCGGTGAGAACGAGGCGCTATTGGCGCGAGCAGCGGCAACGATGGGTCTGCGGCTAGCGGTACCAGCCTCTAAAAAGCACTTCGAGATCGTGAACAAGCTTCCGGCAGGCCGGATTCATGCGAGCGGTACTGGTCTCGTGCCCGCTGTCGATCAACAACTTTATGATCAGATCAATTCGCTAGTGGGAGGCGATCCCGGTACGATTTCAGCGTCATTGCCAAAATCTTGGGCTCAGCTCGCGCCTGGTCATCTCGTCCTCGCGCAAGCCACTGTCGATGATGGTTGGTGGCCTGCGATCATCGCGAAGCGAACCAATGATACGCTGACACTGAAGTGGCGCGACTACCCCAGCGAAGCTGAGATCGTACGACCGGTCAGGTCGGTCGCATTGCTGAACATCGATTGAAATCTTTCTTCTTCTCCTCCTTTCGTGGCTCAGGTCGGTAACACGGCCTGAGCCGTTTGTTGAATTCGCCTCCGGCACCGGGATCCCTCAGATCAGCGACCGCCCAACTGATAAGGAAAGACAACTTTTCTTATCAGTCGCGACTTTGGCGCTCACAACGAGCTCGCAACCCCGTCATTTGACCAGTTTTCCAGCCAAAGTCTCCAGGACATAGTCTTCTGAAGAATCCTTACCCGTTTGAAGTCCGTGCTTCTTAATTCTTGCGACGAGACATTCAAGTTGTTCAACGGCCTGCTTCGCGCTCAACTCAGGGCCAAAGATGACGACCATCTCGCTGTGAAGCTCATCGTTTCTGAGACGTCGCCGTTCGATGCCCTTTCGCCGCAGATCC
It includes:
- the tnpB gene encoding IS66 family insertion sequence element accessory protein TnpB (TnpB, as the term is used for proteins encoded by IS66 family insertion elements, is considered an accessory protein, since TnpC, encoded by a neighboring gene, is a DDE family transposase.); translation: MFRLGDDLQVYLHREPIDFRAGINSLAVLVQETMALDPFTPAVFAFCNRRCDRMKLLFFDRSGFVLVLKRLTEDRFRWPRRQEAIVTLTTEQLHWILDGIDIDAMVRHPVRQYQVAG
- the tnpA gene encoding IS66-like element accessory protein TnpA, which produces MSDDDQKLRVRLVGRNGRRRYEAASKERLVAACLEPGVSVSRLALEHGVNANLLRKWIKKHSATRSLPPSSRPAFIPVQLEGKSERDLSRKDSVATVDLPAYDEVRGSEPKGTPAFCSPAKVSVSLPNGVKLALECGDVDALTAIIGALGDV